In Yamadazyma tenuis chromosome 7, complete sequence, the sequence AAATCTCAAACTCAGATTTGTGCGGTTTATCTATCATCCAATGTCCGAGTCAATCACCGTAAACATCAAATCTTCGGGTGACACAAAGTACGAGGTGACCACTGCCACGTCCAGCACCatattggagttgaaggagcAAATTTCTGCAAAGGCAGACGTTCCCTCTGACCGTCAGAGATTAATCTATTCTGGtaaggtgttgaaagatACAGAAACAGTGGCATCGTATAAAATCCAGTCAGGCCACACCATCCACCTCGTGAAAAGCGCTGCCAAGGCCGCCGCCACGGGGGGCGACTCCTCCACCGTCAGCACCACCGCCACCGACTCACAATCGACACCTGCGTCCAACCAATCGTCCCAGGTGCCTTCTAACATTTCTGCTGGGCAGGGCGCTTTTAACCCGTTGGCAGACTTGACCGGTGCCCGGTACGCCGGGTACACCCAGTTGCCGTCCGCGTCGATGTTTGGTCCTGACGGGGGCATGAACGCCGCTATGCCCGACCCCGAGCAGATGTCGCTGATGATGTCCAATCCCATGTTCCAAGAAAGTATGAACTCGTTGTTGTCCAACCCGCAAATGTTGGACTACTTCATCCAGCAGTCGCCCCAGTTGCGGGCGTTGGGGCCTCAGGCCAGAGAAATGTTGCAGAGCCCATTTTTCAGACAGATGTTGTCGAATCCAGAGATGATGCGGTCGATGATGGAAATGGGCAGAAACAGCATGGGCAGTGGGGCTGGGTTCCCAGAGCCTGGCACCGGCTTCCCAGCTCCTGGGGCCAATCCCACTGGCGACTCGACCGAcgccaccaccaccaccaccaataccGGTACAAACCCTCCCAACCCATTCGCCTCTATGTTCGGCAATGGTATGCCTCCTATCGACCCATTCGCCATGTTTGGCGGTGCCGGTGGCGCACAGCCCCCCGCCGAGACAGACTCTCGTcctccagaagaaagatatGCCAGCCAGTTGAGTCAGTTGAACGATATGGGTttttttgactttgacaGAAACGTGGCAGCCTTGAGAAGAAGCGGTGGTAACGTCCAGGGAGCCGTGGAGTACCTCTTGTCCGGGTAGATATCTCCATACACTATATATCTATTTATCTCCTCCATGTTTGTTTCACGACTGGCTATTTAGTTATTAATTCTATGAACTTATAGAAAGAGCGCGAACTGCCAAAAACAATCGAAACATTACACCAGCACAAATGGACGAGAAAGAATCAACTTCGTCACCAGCGCCGACACACTCTCTGGCCCTGGCTAGCGGTAGCACGGTGCCTGCTGGAGATACGTTGGGTCAACGCCGCCGCATGTTGAATGATGAGACCTTACAGCTTCTCAACAATCCGGTTTCTCACTATGCTCGCACGCCGAtggatttccaagttgCAAAGTTGATTGGTATTATTCTAGAGACCCAGGGGTTCAGCGTGTCGGCAGAGTTCTTGGACGAGCTCACAGATCTTGCCTTGATATACTTACACCAAACAGTCGATGGAATCAAGAAGTTTACTGAGattcaaagaagaacaaagCCCTCGTTGAACGATATAAGATACTCGTTCAATCTACGAGACATCGATTATTCCGACCTTTACCGACTGGGATTGGTTGGCAAGAAGGTCTACAACCTTCTGAAAGTACACATCGATGCTGTCAATCAGGAAAGCTTACAGAAGTTGGTAAGTCTACAACAGGTGTCATTTGAGCCTGAAAGTGAGCCGTTTTTCATGAACCAAACATACGAAATCACCAGCTTGGTGCCCCGCCATGTTGCCAAACCCAACTATATCCCCAGCTACTTTCCGGACTTCCCGCCAGACTACACATTTCAAAACACTGCCAATTACAGGGATACCTTGACAGACATGGAGAAGTTGAGGGTCAAGTTGGTGCAAGAGTCAAGGCTCACCGAGAAGTCTTTATACAATTTGATCGAAGAAGACGTCAAATATGATACGCCCATGAGCGAAGACACCGAGTTAGATAGTATAATGAGTCTGGAAATGGAGACTCCAGGACCCCGGTTCGAAGAGCACAAACCCCCTGAGCTTCCCGAGTACGCTGACGACGCTGACGATAACCCCGATGGGATTATACAAGCGGAGGCCAAGAAGCAGCCTGTAGCCAGTGAAAAGCCGTTTGACGTGTTGGCATATGCTCAGAAAAGGTTGGAGATAAAAGCACGTCGACTGCAAGAAATCGAACAGACTCGCAAGAAGCGGGCCGCCAACATATACCTCCAAGCGGAGACGTACTACTCACCTTACGGAACAGAGTCTATCACCTTGGAGAAACAGAAGGAGTTCGATGGACTTATTGAAAAGGATCTCCATCTTGCAATGGTGTCCGTGAAGGCTGGAATGGAGAACCAGAAACTTCATATTCAAGAGATACTAGCCGAAAGGGCtaagttggagaagcaaAGAGAAGCGGCCAAAGCTGCTGATACCATCGAATTTggcttcaacttcaacaacaacagcatTGACAGTGATAGTGATAGTGATGCTGATGGCGAAGACATGCAAGAAATACTCTTTGGAACTGATACCAAAGAGAACTCCTTTCCCACCGATAGGGAGACGAAATCGCCCGAGTCGTCCATGCCTCCATCGTTTACTCCATCTTCAGGGGCACTTGCTCCGGAGTCCTCTATACCTGGGGCATCTCCAGAACCCGAGCTTAAACTCAAGCTCAACTTCTCAGCCCCTGCTTCAACAGCCTTTGAGGCCCCAGAAATCAGctctgatgatgatgagatgGACTTTGATGTTCTCGATGGCTTGGGGTCTCCACCTCCTCAAATGGCCATAGACAAGCCTAGCGATGGCAGCGACGCTTAATAACGACACATAACGAAATACGCAAATAGATAAAGTACTCTGTACCACCGTTCGGCCCTCTATCGCCAGTATACTACTGTGGCTACTCTTGTGCACCATCTCATCCAATGGATAACTTCGCAGCGCGCATGCTCATCATTTCTCCAGTAAACAACTGGGAAGCCCACCCCTATCATATTGCAATCTGCTATTCACCCATCCAATTGTACTAATTCCAGCATCCATACCCACATAACTCCAGCACATGTCAGAAACGGTGCCCATCACGTTGCCGCTGTCGGTACCCTTTCCCGTGACAATCTCATCTATTTTGTGCTCCTCGGGTGATAGCATTCGAAAACGTCAgaccatcttcaaatacaaataCTGGGACTATCAGGATGACCCAAACTCCAAGGATGATCCACCGCCCAAGATCCGCGTGGAACGCATTGGTGCGTACGAGAGTCCCGTTGAAGGTGAAGTGCTAGGAATCAAAACCCACGAAAACGCAGAAATCAACCACAGTGGTATCGTATTGTGTTCCATCAGAGAGCCATGCGCCCACGCGGTGCAGTACGGCGGGTTGTGCGCCTTATGTGGGAAGGCGGTAGAGGACGAGAAGGACTATACTGGCTTCAACTACGAAGATCGAGCCACCATCTCAATGTCTCACGATAATACTGGGTTGAAAATAAGTTATGAAGAAGCCGCAAAAATCGAGCAgaactccaccaccaggCTCACCCAGCAACGgaagttgattttggtggtggacctTGATCAGACGGTGATCCATGCCACGGTGGACCCCACGGTAGGAGAATGGCAACTGGATCCATCCAATCCCAACTACCGAGCTGTTAAAGATGTACAATCGTTTTGTCTTGAAGAGGAGCCCATCACGCCGCCCAACTGGAGCGGGCCCAAGTTGTCGCCCACGAAGTGCTGGTACTACGTGAAGTTGCGGCCGGGCTTGGAAGAGTTTCTTCGGGAAATGGCCGAGATCTATGAAATGCATATCTACACCATGGCCACCCGAAACTACGCATTGGCCATCGCCAAGATCATCGACCCCGAAGGCGAGTACTTTGGAGACCGGATCTTGAGTCGAGATGAGAGTGGCTCGTTGACAcacaagaacttgaaacGGTTGTTTCCGGTGGATCAGTCCATGGTCGCTATCATTGATGATAGAGGCGATGTGTGGCAGTGGGaagacaacttgatcaaggtggTACCGTACGACTTCTTTGTGGGGATTGGAGACATCAACTCGAGCTttttgccaaagaaaaacacCCAAATCACCGGTCCCAgcaagaagagaaaatcaaTTGCAAAGTTGGAAGCCATGGAAGAAGACCTTGAACACGAGTTTGCCGAATCGgacaatggtgatgctCCAGACAGTGAAAGCGATGTGTCGGATACTGGAGATTCAAAGGAGGACAAAGAGAATATCGATCACTCGCATTCTGCGGTCGATAGACTCGTTGAAATCGGCGGTGGTGAAGACAATAAGAATCTTTTGATCGAGCAGTCACGGTCCCGGACTCTTTCATTGGAGCAACAGCAGCACGACCGgccattggccaagttgcAGcatgatcttgaaaagatAAACCACGATCACGAAACTAAGTCCGATAGCGAACACTCAAGTAACGAAAACGACGATGCTGCGaacgacgaagaagaggataATCTTTTGTACGACGATGACAACGAGTTGGAATCGCTTAAGGTGGCCCTCTCCAACATTCACAACGAGTACTACAAGATTCTTGACTCCAAAAATCCTGAAAGACCGGATTTAACGTACGTGATACCTAATTTGAAGAGCAAGTGCTTGGAAGGAGTGGTGATACTTTTCTCGGGAATTATTCCCTTAGGGATCAACCCTGACTCAGCTGACATTGTCATCTGGTGTAAGCAGTTTGGAGTCAAGGTGGTGAACGAGGTGTACCCTGAGGTGACTCATGTTGTGTGTCGAGACCCCAATAGCACGAACTTCAAAGGAGGACTTACATTTAAGGTCAAAGCCGCCAAAAAACTCATCCCCAACATCAAGATCGTCACTCCCGACTGGCTCTTTGTGTGTTTGAGCAGTTGGAAACAGGTGGATGAAGCTGACTACCTGATTGACGAGGGTAGCCAGAATTGGTATGTCGACGAGAGAGACTTGGATAAGTACCAAAAAGCGTTACAGGAGCAAAAACAGCAGCAACACGAAACGATCATTGCAAGACCCAGGTTTGACTCCATTGCGTCCATGGAAGACTATGACCTTGATGAGGCCAATGAAGAAGTGGATGATTTTCTCGCTGGGCTCAGCgacgatgacgaagagGAGAATGAAGACCACGAAAACAGCGACGACGAGGACGACGAAGCGGTCCCTGCCGCCCACGACTCGTTTATTCGAGAAGCATACTTGTCGACTTCGAAAAAGAGATCTCGTGACGACGAAGCTGATGATTCTGACCAAGGCCCTAACGAGGTTCCGCACGCAAAGAAGAATAAGATAGTTGGTAAGGGCGAAGTAGCACCAGAACAAGAGAACGAAGAGGCTGAGTTGTATGAGCTAGAACAGGAGTTGTTGGACGGGTTTGACGATCTTGACGAGTAATGTGTTATAGTTAGTTGTAATATATTAAGGAGCTACCGCATTTTGCGGCCAATT encodes:
- a CDS encoding uncharacterized protein (BUSCO:EOG09264JQ1; COG:O; EggNog:ENOG503NUAJ) codes for the protein MSESITVNIKSSGDTKYEVTTATSSTILELKEQISAKADVPSDRQRLIYSGKVLKDTETVASYKIQSGHTIHLVKSAAKAAATGGDSSTVSTTATDSQSTPASNQSSQVPSNISAGQGAFNPLADLTGARYAGYTQLPSASMFGPDGGMNAAMPDPEQMSSMMSNPMFQESMNSLLSNPQMLDYFIQQSPQLRALGPQAREMLQSPFFRQMLSNPEMMRSMMEMGRNSMGSGAGFPEPGTGFPAPGANPTGDSTDATTTTTNTGTNPPNPFASMFGNGMPPIDPFAMFGGAGGAQPPAETDSRPPEERYASQLSQLNDMGFFDFDRNVAALRRSGGNVQGAVEYLLSG
- a CDS encoding uncharacterized protein (EggNog:ENOG503P2IM; COG:K), coding for MDEKESTSSPAPTHSSASASGSTVPAGDTLGQRRRMLNDETLQLLNNPVSHYARTPMDFQVAKLIGIILETQGFSVSAEFLDELTDLALIYLHQTVDGIKKFTEIQRRTKPSLNDIRYSFNLRDIDYSDLYRSGLVGKKVYNLSKVHIDAVNQESLQKLVSLQQVSFEPESEPFFMNQTYEITSLVPRHVAKPNYIPSYFPDFPPDYTFQNTANYRDTLTDMEKLRVKLVQESRLTEKSLYNLIEEDVKYDTPMSEDTELDSIMSSEMETPGPRFEEHKPPELPEYADDADDNPDGIIQAEAKKQPVASEKPFDVLAYAQKRLEIKARRSQEIEQTRKKRAANIYLQAETYYSPYGTESITLEKQKEFDGLIEKDLHLAMVSVKAGMENQKLHIQEILAERAKLEKQREAAKAADTIEFGFNFNNNSIDSDSDSDADGEDMQEILFGTDTKENSFPTDRETKSPESSMPPSFTPSSGALAPESSIPGASPEPELKLKLNFSAPASTAFEAPEISSDDDEMDFDVLDGLGSPPPQMAIDKPSDGSDA
- the fcp1 gene encoding CTD phosphatase Fcp1 (EggNog:ENOG503NXKY; COG:K) yields the protein MSETVPITLPSSVPFPVTISSILCSSGDSIRKRQTIFKYKYWDYQDDPNSKDDPPPKIRVERIGAYESPVEGEVLGIKTHENAEINHSGIVLCSIREPCAHAVQYGGLCALCGKAVEDEKDYTGFNYEDRATISMSHDNTGLKISYEEAAKIEQNSTTRLTQQRKLILVVDLDQTVIHATVDPTVGEWQSDPSNPNYRAVKDVQSFCLEEEPITPPNWSGPKLSPTKCWYYVKLRPGLEEFLREMAEIYEMHIYTMATRNYALAIAKIIDPEGEYFGDRILSRDESGSLTHKNLKRLFPVDQSMVAIIDDRGDVWQWEDNLIKVVPYDFFVGIGDINSSFLPKKNTQITGPSKKRKSIAKLEAMEEDLEHEFAESDNGDAPDSESDVSDTGDSKEDKENIDHSHSAVDRLVEIGGGEDNKNLLIEQSRSRTLSLEQQQHDRPLAKLQHDLEKINHDHETKSDSEHSSNENDDAANDEEEDNLLYDDDNELESLKVALSNIHNEYYKILDSKNPERPDLTYVIPNLKSKCLEGVVILFSGIIPLGINPDSADIVIWCKQFGVKVVNEVYPEVTHVVCRDPNSTNFKGGLTFKVKAAKKLIPNIKIVTPDWLFVCLSSWKQVDEADYSIDEGSQNWYVDERDLDKYQKALQEQKQQQHETIIARPRFDSIASMEDYDLDEANEEVDDFLAGLSDDDEEENEDHENSDDEDDEAVPAAHDSFIREAYLSTSKKRSRDDEADDSDQGPNEVPHAKKNKIVGKGEVAPEQENEEAELYELEQELLDGFDDLDE